A region of the Epinephelus moara isolate mb chromosome 23, YSFRI_EMoa_1.0, whole genome shotgun sequence genome:
atattttttctttacctgCACTTTAATGACAAGCTAAGCTAATCTGAATgttatcaatcttctcatcgataaccaaaaaagcaaataagcgcAATTCACAAAATGTTGAACCAAGCCCGTAAGAAGACTCCATAACCCTCATGTACAGTTACCAAAAGAGCCACACATGATAAATTTATGTTGAGTAATTCACCTGTACTGTCCTCCATATGTTTTCCGCACTTCTTCCCAGGAGGCCTACGTGTTGGACCAAATCAGAGACCAGTTTAACAAGTACAAGACAGAAATAAATTGCTTTGAAGTGAGAAAGATTTTATCAGATTGGATGTACCTGTCTTGTGTGGCTGTCATCTGCATAGTACCAGCTCTGGTTCCGTCTGTGACGAACGTAGGCAGTATAGTGCCCACACATTGCATATCCAGAGTGCACCACCACTGCGTGCAAAGTGTACTTGCAGTCATtctgaaagaagaaataaacttGTTGATGACAAAAGATACAACAGTCAGATAATTCATGATTATATTCTTTAAGTACCTGGGCAAAGTCTGAAGAAAAGGCTTCTCTAAGAGTCTCAGAGAAGTCAAAGGTTTCTGGGAAGGTAACCCTGCAGTCAAGCTTTCGGGTGTTACCACGGCAATTCCGAAACCTTTTCAGGTGCACGCACACGATtggaggcagggagagcagttTGACACCCTGAGAAAGACATAAAGATGTTTCACTCTGTTGGTTCATACTCTCTGGGAAGCATTTAAATCGAGCCTCACCCGTTTGGATGGAGTCTTCCTTTCACATTGTGCACAATAGCAGCAGTTTATGCCCGTTAGCTCCTGATGCTCAAAGAAGGAGGTCATGCAGCTTTCCTGAAAGGTTCATGTGAAGAATACTTTTAAGTTCGACTTGATGaggttagatgagaagattgagaCCACTGTCACGTCTTAACGGTAAATGTGTAACACCAACCAGcaaccagttagcttagcttagcataaagactggaaatggggggaaacagttagcatggctctgtccaaagaaaCAAAATCCACCTGTCTGCCTATGAGTACCTCTCAtccagtgttttctttgtttaatttgtacaaaaacTGAGGTGTGAATACGTTAATTTGTTGTTATACACAAGATGATATTCTTGAGGATTTCTTAGCAACTGGCCAACACATAGCTTAATATATAACCACCTATAAAAGCACCGTTGAATATTCATAATAAATGGCTGAATCTGATTTGACGGACATAATTCTGAGCCagaaaatattcctttaaaatgagtaaataaaGAAACAGCACCAGAGAGTCGTGGTCTTcctttacacacagagacaagcTGAGCCTGTAGCTGGCCAGAGTCTGGACAGAGTTACACTCCAAACACTGCAGGTGTGTCTCCTCAGAAATCTTGAACAGACTCTGGATTTGAAGAGCCTGGCAGGGAAAGCAAATGAAAGCACAGTATAGATGGTGCACTTacaggtggaaaaaataacaaacactcATGATTCAACACTAACCAGAGATTTATCATCCATCTGCTGCTGTATCAAGTTCAGGATGGCGAGGAACACCTCATCAGCGTCATGCTGCGTATTAACTGCAAAACAACATTCACATCATTAGAAGTTGTGAGACGAGCCACATCAATGTGTAAGTTTGTTTCTCCTTACGTCGAACGCAGTTCCTGTCCAGAGAGTGGAGGAAGTCACGATGGGGAACAGGCTGAGGGCGGTCGCTGTTCATGGCTGCGAGAACTCTCTTGAGCTGCAGGGGGACGTTCTGACCATCCCCTCTCCCACCAG
Encoded here:
- the usp18 gene encoding ubl carboxyl-terminal hydrolase 18, producing MYARFCSSFSFLNIAEHYHRMRGLPNYHLSCCVNTLLQTFAATWEIGDILDRWKAAGGRGDGQNVPLQLKRVLAAMNSDRPQPVPHRDFLHSLDRNCVRLNTQHDADEVFLAILNLIQQQMDDKSLALQIQSLFKISEETHLQCLECNSVQTLASYRLSLSLCVKEDHDSLESCMTSFFEHQELTGINCCYCAQCERKTPSKRGVKLLSLPPIVCVHLKRFRNCRGNTRKLDCRVTFPETFDFSETLREAFSSDFAQNDCKYTLHAVVVHSGYAMCGHYTAYVRHRRNQSWYYADDSHTRQASWEEVRKTYGGQYSDTAYMLMYRRGAQEEGRQPELSG